In Oceanobacillus sp. FSL K6-2867, one DNA window encodes the following:
- a CDS encoding reverse transcriptase-like protein — protein MIEVYTDGAASGNPGLSGAGIYIKYGSNAYEYTFPLGYLSNHEAEFHAIIKALEICQQSFPNEIVSFRSDSKVVVDVIEKDFTKNKTFLPLLDRIREASQGFPYFFIKWIPEKQNGHADRLARKAIRLNEQA, from the coding sequence GTGATAGAAGTATATACAGATGGTGCAGCAAGTGGAAATCCTGGATTAAGTGGTGCTGGGATTTATATAAAATACGGCAGCAACGCTTATGAATATACATTTCCATTAGGGTATTTATCCAATCACGAGGCTGAATTCCACGCGATTATTAAAGCGCTAGAAATATGCCAGCAATCCTTTCCAAATGAAATTGTTTCCTTTCGATCTGATTCGAAAGTAGTTGTCGATGTAATTGAGAAGGACTTTACCAAAAATAAAACCTTTCTACCTCTGCTTGATAGAATAAGAGAGGCGTCACAAGGATTTCCTTACTTTTTTATCAAATGGATTCCAGAAAAACAGAACGGTCATGCAGATCGTTTAGCAAGAAAAGCAATTCGGTTGAACGAGCAAGCTTAA
- a CDS encoding shikimate kinase, with the protein MKDVPLREQSIVLIGFMGVGKTTIGKAVAKKLYRDFIDIDEEIEKKFNMPPSDIFKEYGESIFRQTEKELIIDSCKQKLKIISVGGGAFLQDEVRKACLSECIIFFLDLSWESWKERISLLIDSRPVLQGKNIEQIKELFENRQPIYKEHHSRVVTDDLPVEEVADYITASLKTAWDIYEPN; encoded by the coding sequence ATGAAGGATGTGCCGCTGCGGGAACAGAGCATTGTGCTTATTGGTTTTATGGGAGTAGGAAAAACAACGATTGGCAAAGCTGTTGCAAAGAAATTATATCGTGATTTTATCGATATTGATGAAGAAATTGAAAAGAAATTTAATATGCCACCTTCTGATATTTTTAAAGAATATGGAGAGAGCATTTTTCGACAAACAGAAAAAGAATTAATTATCGATTCCTGTAAACAAAAGTTAAAAATCATCTCTGTCGGGGGCGGAGCTTTTTTACAAGATGAAGTACGAAAAGCGTGCTTATCCGAGTGTATTATCTTTTTCCTTGATTTATCATGGGAGTCATGGAAAGAGCGCATAAGTCTGCTGATTGATAGTAGACCTGTTCTACAAGGGAAAAACATCGAGCAAATCAAAGAATTATTTGAAAACAGACAACCGATTTATAAAGAACACCATTCAAGAGTTGTGACAGACGATTTACCGGTAGAGGAAGTTGCAGACTATATTACTGCGTCATTGAAAACTGCTTGGGATATTTATGAACCGAATTAA
- a CDS encoding 3-hydroxybutyrate dehydrogenase, with product MVENKVVFITGAASGIGYEIGVEFAKNGAKVALSDINAEKVEEVSESLNKEGYDCIGLKCDVTNEEELQQALNQTVEKYGRLDVLINNAGLQYVASIEDFPTEKFEFMTKVMLVAPFMATKHIFPLMKMQGFGRIINMASINGVIGFAGKAAYNSAKHGLIGLTKVAALEGAASGITVNAMCPGYVDTPLVRGQFEDLAKNRNIPVEKVLEEVLYPLVPQKRLLAVQEIADYVLFLASDKAKGVTGQAIVLDGGYTAQ from the coding sequence ATGGTTGAAAACAAAGTGGTTTTTATAACTGGGGCAGCAAGCGGAATTGGATATGAAATTGGTGTGGAGTTTGCAAAGAATGGTGCAAAAGTTGCTTTATCGGATATAAATGCTGAAAAAGTAGAAGAGGTTTCGGAAAGCTTAAATAAGGAAGGCTACGATTGTATTGGACTGAAATGTGATGTTACCAATGAGGAAGAACTGCAGCAAGCACTGAACCAAACAGTTGAAAAATACGGCAGACTAGATGTGCTCATTAATAATGCTGGTTTGCAGTATGTAGCATCCATTGAAGATTTTCCCACTGAAAAGTTTGAGTTTATGACAAAGGTGATGCTTGTTGCTCCATTTATGGCAACAAAACATATTTTTCCGTTAATGAAAATGCAAGGATTCGGACGGATCATTAATATGGCTTCAATTAATGGGGTAATTGGTTTTGCAGGTAAGGCAGCATATAACAGTGCAAAGCATGGGCTTATTGGTTTAACAAAAGTGGCGGCATTAGAAGGAGCAGCAAGTGGGATTACCGTAAACGCCATGTGCCCTGGCTATGTGGATACCCCGCTTGTTCGAGGGCAATTTGAGGACTTAGCAAAAAATCGGAATATCCCGGTTGAAAAAGTATTGGAAGAGGTTTTATACCCATTGGTACCACAGAAGCGCCTTTTAGCTGTTCAGGAAATTGCAGATTATGTATTATTTTTAGCTAGTGATAAAGCAAAAGGAGTTACGGGTCAAGCGATTGTATTGGATGGAGGCTATACAGCGCAGTAA
- a CDS encoding GntP family permease: MLGILLGLVVLMVLAYMGWSIIWIAPIAAGVVAITGGLDLLDAYTNTYMSGFVNFAKLWFPVFMLGAIFGKLMEDTGMAKSVAIALTKVIGTKRAILGVLVSCAVLTYGGVSLFVVVFAVYPLALTLFKEANISRRLIPGTVALGSFTFTMTAIPGTPQIQNLIPTPYFETNAMAAPIMGITAAIIMAVGGYFYMRWRERQLYAKGEFYTEPKDNKIVNVEGDTPHFILSILPLITVVVTLNILEWDIVVALLSGIILLLILNITKFKGFVKAINNGAVGSVTAIINTSAAVGFGTVVQAVPGFERLTSLLMGIKGNPLISEAVAVNILAGATGSASGGMGIALEALGSRYYDIAINSGIDPEAFHRIASLSSGGLDAMPHNGAVLTLLTITGMTHKDSYKDIFIVAVVIPILAIVVAILLASVGIY, from the coding sequence ATGTTAGGTATACTTTTAGGGCTTGTTGTTTTAATGGTGCTTGCATACATGGGCTGGTCAATTATTTGGATTGCACCGATCGCAGCAGGGGTAGTTGCAATTACAGGGGGATTGGATTTATTAGATGCATACACGAACACATATATGAGTGGGTTTGTAAACTTTGCAAAGCTCTGGTTCCCTGTATTCATGCTCGGTGCGATTTTTGGGAAGTTGATGGAAGATACTGGAATGGCAAAGTCTGTGGCAATTGCATTAACAAAAGTAATTGGTACAAAACGAGCTATATTAGGCGTGCTCGTCTCCTGCGCGGTCTTAACTTATGGAGGGGTAAGTTTATTTGTTGTTGTGTTTGCAGTCTACCCGTTAGCACTAACATTGTTCAAAGAAGCAAATATTAGCAGACGGCTTATTCCGGGAACAGTTGCTTTAGGATCCTTTACGTTTACGATGACAGCAATCCCTGGTACTCCGCAAATTCAAAACTTAATTCCAACTCCATATTTTGAAACGAATGCAATGGCAGCACCAATCATGGGAATTACTGCAGCGATTATTATGGCTGTTGGCGGCTATTTCTATATGCGTTGGAGAGAGAGACAGCTTTATGCAAAAGGGGAATTTTATACAGAACCAAAAGATAATAAGATTGTGAATGTAGAGGGAGATACACCACATTTTATTTTATCCATTTTGCCATTAATAACCGTAGTTGTTACATTGAATATTTTGGAATGGGATATAGTAGTTGCCTTATTGTCTGGAATTATTTTGCTACTGATTTTAAATATCACGAAATTCAAAGGCTTCGTGAAAGCAATTAATAATGGTGCGGTAGGTTCTGTCACTGCGATTATTAACACGAGTGCTGCTGTTGGATTCGGTACAGTTGTTCAGGCTGTTCCGGGGTTTGAACGCCTTACATCACTATTGATGGGAATTAAGGGAAATCCACTTATTTCAGAAGCGGTTGCTGTAAATATCCTTGCTGGTGCCACCGGATCGGCATCAGGGGGGATGGGAATTGCCTTAGAAGCATTAGGATCGAGATATTATGATATTGCAATCAATTCGGGAATTGACCCAGAGGCATTTCATCGAATTGCTTCCCTATCATCTGGTGGACTTGATGCAATGCCACATAATGGTGCTGTGTTAACATTGCTTACGATTACAGGGATGACGCATAAAGATAGTTATAAGGATATATTTATTGTTGCTGTCGTTATTCCAATTCTAGCAATTGTTGTAGCGATTTTATTAGCATCAGTTGGTATCTACTAA
- a CDS encoding 3-oxoacid CoA-transferase subunit B, producing the protein MLNQLNKALVRERIAKRAEKEIVSGSYVNLGIGMPTMVANYIQDGKQVVLQSENGLLGIGKSPLKEEVDPDLINAGKETITAQEGASYFSNAESFAMIRGEHLDLAILGGMEVSETGDLANWMIPGKMIKGMGGAMDIVHGAKKIVIIMDHVNKHGESKILKKCSLPLTGERVVNRIITDRAVIEVEETGLVLLEVAEGWTVEEVAACTEAELRISKFLQIGTY; encoded by the coding sequence ATGTTAAACCAATTGAATAAGGCATTAGTGCGAGAACGAATAGCAAAAAGAGCTGAGAAAGAAATTGTAAGCGGTTCCTATGTTAATTTAGGAATTGGGATGCCAACAATGGTCGCAAATTATATTCAAGACGGAAAGCAGGTTGTTCTGCAGTCAGAAAATGGATTGCTCGGAATTGGAAAATCACCATTAAAAGAAGAGGTTGATCCTGATTTAATTAATGCAGGTAAAGAAACCATAACAGCTCAAGAAGGTGCATCGTATTTCAGTAATGCGGAATCTTTTGCAATGATTCGAGGAGAACATTTGGATCTGGCTATTCTTGGTGGAATGGAAGTATCTGAAACTGGTGATTTAGCAAATTGGATGATTCCAGGGAAGATGATTAAAGGTATGGGTGGGGCGATGGATATCGTGCACGGGGCCAAGAAAATCGTTATAATTATGGATCATGTGAATAAGCATGGTGAATCGAAAATTTTAAAAAAATGCAGCCTGCCTTTAACCGGAGAACGAGTTGTAAATCGAATTATTACAGATCGTGCGGTTATCGAAGTGGAGGAAACAGGTCTTGTACTGTTAGAGGTAGCAGAAGGATGGACAGTTGAAGAAGTCGCAGCATGTACAGAGGCAGAGCTTAGAATTAGTAAGTTTTTACAAATAGGAACGTATTAA
- a CDS encoding CoA transferase subunit A translates to MKTIYTSFAAAVESIKDGSTIMVGGFGLAGIPENLLLALVDSGVKHLTVISNNCGVDDWGLGLLLKNKQIDKMIGSYVGENKEFERQVLEGSLELELTPQGTLAERIRAGGAGIPAFYTPAGVGTPIAEGGEVRIFNNKEYLLQTALKADFSLVRAAVGDRYGNLIYNKTARNFNPMMAAAGNVTIAEVEHLLETGAIEPDHVHTPGIYVQGLIEGAQEKRIERLTTRQEA, encoded by the coding sequence ATGAAAACCATTTACACATCTTTTGCAGCAGCAGTAGAATCCATTAAAGACGGATCAACAATTATGGTTGGTGGCTTTGGGTTGGCAGGAATACCTGAGAATCTGCTTCTTGCGTTAGTAGATTCAGGGGTGAAGCATTTGACCGTAATATCAAATAACTGTGGTGTTGATGATTGGGGACTTGGACTGCTGTTAAAAAATAAGCAAATCGATAAGATGATAGGTTCATATGTAGGTGAAAACAAAGAATTTGAGAGGCAGGTTCTAGAAGGTTCTCTGGAGTTGGAATTAACACCTCAAGGTACACTCGCTGAGCGAATTCGTGCAGGCGGTGCAGGAATTCCAGCGTTTTACACACCAGCTGGGGTTGGAACTCCGATTGCAGAAGGTGGAGAAGTTCGCATATTTAATAACAAAGAATATTTACTGCAAACGGCATTAAAGGCAGATTTCAGTTTAGTTCGTGCAGCTGTTGGGGACCGTTATGGCAATCTTATTTACAATAAGACAGCACGTAACTTTAATCCAATGATGGCCGCTGCAGGGAATGTAACGATTGCAGAGGTAGAGCATTTACTGGAAACAGGAGCAATTGAACCAGATCATGTTCACACTCCAGGAATCTATGTGCAAGGTCTAATTGAAGGAGCACAAGAGAAACGAATTGAGCGTTTAACTACACGGCAAGAAGCTTAA